From a single Okeanomitos corallinicola TIOX110 genomic region:
- a CDS encoding glycosyltransferase family 39 protein — translation MQTNSVDNPIKQFFTVEKIALIVIAIGVIIRIINLGGREFWYDEVLSLLLSTSNKSIYNNPGDVPVLLAQYTALLTIPTESSLGDVFQTIIILLKSFLGGEPHPPLFFLSQHFWLRICGNSEAAMRSLNTLFSIAAMGGAYGLGKFILGHRGGLFFASLLAISPFYLFHSLNVRMYAPLVLWVILSTWALLSLIEQKNADFPQSRRRWLLWNGILIISITAGLMTFYLYAYWLIVLGVLVLYLDRKHWLQHGLSLGAGVLLTTPWVLWGTVKQLRNADINRFGNIKSSLPPLLIHLQDFANTLGTDVLIGDWATSVNPYIITLSGFLVILAFIGFSIHLWKKNERKNLITALILGILPLGLALIIDIVTKKFTLGFGFGRTMIIIVPGCLLLITLWLEKAVNKQWRTLVATGILLVYLSISIGDFSLRSRNVFHSITELVAKDVSQPTLIAMNSKAWGHVNRLAYYIPADYPVLLLSHHPANLATNLEKVLKEEPDKYSRIIWLNSHNPVWSKLKTEAEVQREEEKMKNILSSQYKLQETRNLSGTLTLDKFTANLYNRG, via the coding sequence ATGCAAACTAATTCAGTAGATAATCCAATCAAACAATTTTTTACTGTAGAGAAAATAGCATTAATAGTAATAGCCATAGGAGTTATTATTAGAATCATCAACTTGGGAGGTAGAGAATTTTGGTATGATGAGGTTTTATCATTACTGCTGTCTACGAGTAATAAAAGCATTTACAACAATCCCGGAGATGTACCAGTCCTACTAGCACAATATACAGCCTTACTAACTATCCCAACAGAATCTAGCTTAGGTGATGTTTTCCAAACAATTATAATTTTGTTAAAAAGCTTTTTAGGTGGAGAACCTCACCCACCACTATTCTTTTTAAGTCAACATTTTTGGTTACGGATTTGTGGTAACAGTGAAGCAGCAATGCGGAGTTTGAATACATTATTTAGTATAGCTGCTATGGGTGGAGCTTATGGTTTAGGAAAATTTATTTTAGGACATCGAGGAGGACTTTTTTTTGCATCTTTATTAGCTATTAGTCCATTTTATTTATTCCATTCTCTCAATGTGAGGATGTACGCACCTTTGGTATTATGGGTAATTCTCAGTACATGGGCTTTATTATCTCTAATTGAACAAAAAAATGCTGATTTTCCCCAAAGTCGTCGCCGTTGGTTGTTATGGAATGGAATTTTAATTATTTCCATTACTGCGGGTTTAATGACTTTTTATTTATATGCCTATTGGTTAATAGTTTTAGGTGTCTTAGTTCTATATTTAGATAGAAAGCATTGGTTACAACATGGTTTAAGCTTAGGTGCTGGAGTTTTATTAACTACTCCTTGGGTATTATGGGGTACAGTTAAACAACTTCGTAATGCTGATATAAACAGATTTGGTAATATTAAATCTTCATTACCTCCATTGTTAATTCATCTCCAGGATTTCGCTAATACTTTAGGTACTGATGTCTTAATAGGAGATTGGGCAACCAGTGTAAATCCTTATATCATTACTTTGTCGGGTTTTTTAGTAATTTTAGCTTTTATTGGTTTTAGTATTCATTTATGGAAAAAAAATGAGCGGAAGAATTTAATTACAGCTTTAATATTAGGTATTTTGCCTTTGGGATTAGCATTAATAATAGACATTGTTACTAAAAAATTTACCTTGGGTTTTGGCTTTGGTAGAACCATGATTATTATTGTTCCTGGGTGTTTATTATTAATAACTTTGTGGTTAGAAAAAGCAGTGAATAAACAATGGCGTACTCTGGTAGCTACTGGTATATTATTAGTTTATCTATCTATTAGTATTGGTGATTTCAGTTTACGCAGTCGTAATGTTTTTCATTCTATTACTGAATTAGTTGCTAAAGATGTGAGTCAACCTACTTTAATTGCCATGAATTCCAAAGCTTGGGGTCATGTTAACCGACTAGCCTATTATATTCCCGCTGATTATCCAGTGCTGTTGTTATCTCACCATCCTGCAAATTTAGCCACTAATTTAGAAAAAGTTCTCAAGGAAGAACCAGATAAATATTCTCGAATTATTTGGTTAAATAGTCATAATCCTGTATGGTCAAAGTTAAAAACAGAAGCAGAAGTACAAAGGGAAGAAGAGAAGATGAAAAATATTTTATCATCCCAATATAAATTACAGGAAACTCGTAATCTTTCCGGTACTTTAACCCTAGATAAATTTACTGCTAATCTTTACAATCGTGGTTAG
- the cofH gene encoding 7,8-didemethyl-8-hydroxy-5-deazariboflavin synthase subunit CofH: MINITFDTILERSLLGFNISPSEAVVLLKQTDPKSVNAIRETADQLRQKQAGDTVTYIINRNINFTNICEQHCSFCAFRRDDDDTDAYWLDWAQILEKSTDAVNRGATEICMQGGLNPKAQINGSSLAYYVKLVKTIKQGFPHLHLHAFSPQEVQFVARLDGISYAEVITELRDAGVGSMPGTAAEVLDDEVRQVLCPEKIDTETWLEIVSTAHRLGVPTTSTMLSGHIETPEQQVRHLEKLRSLQETAINKGYPAKITEFIVLPFVGQEAPKSLRRRVGRDQPVLADALLLTAVARIFLGNHIPNHQPSWVKLGLAGATAALTWGCNDIGGTLMEEHITTMAGAIGGTCMEVETLQNAIASLNRPYQQRNTLYEVIGDW; encoded by the coding sequence GTGATTAATATAACTTTTGATACTATTCTTGAGCGCTCCTTGCTAGGGTTTAATATATCACCATCTGAGGCAGTAGTGTTATTAAAACAAACTGACCCAAAATCTGTAAATGCTATTCGGGAAACTGCTGATCAACTGCGACAAAAACAAGCTGGAGATACTGTTACTTACATAATAAACCGTAACATTAATTTTACTAACATTTGTGAGCAACATTGTAGTTTTTGTGCATTTCGTCGAGATGATGATGATACGGATGCTTATTGGTTAGATTGGGCGCAAATTTTAGAAAAATCTACGGATGCGGTAAATAGAGGCGCGACAGAAATATGTATGCAAGGGGGATTAAACCCAAAAGCGCAAATTAACGGTAGTTCCTTAGCTTATTATGTAAAATTGGTAAAAACTATTAAGCAGGGGTTTCCTCATTTACACTTACACGCCTTTTCCCCCCAAGAAGTCCAATTTGTTGCTAGGTTAGATGGAATTTCTTATGCTGAAGTAATTACAGAGTTACGTGATGCGGGTGTGGGTTCAATGCCGGGAACAGCCGCAGAGGTGTTAGATGATGAAGTGAGGCAGGTATTGTGTCCAGAAAAGATTGATACAGAAACTTGGTTAGAAATTGTCAGTACAGCACATAGATTAGGTGTACCCACAACCAGTACGATGTTATCGGGGCATATTGAAACCCCAGAACAGCAAGTTAGACATTTAGAAAAATTGCGATCGCTCCAAGAAACCGCTATAAATAAAGGATATCCAGCAAAAATCACCGAATTCATAGTATTACCCTTTGTCGGTCAAGAAGCCCCTAAATCCTTACGTCGTCGCGTAGGTAGAGATCAACCGGTTTTAGCAGATGCACTGTTATTAACTGCCGTAGCGCGGATATTTTTAGGAAACCACATACCCAACCATCAACCCAGTTGGGTAAAATTAGGTTTAGCTGGGGCAACAGCAGCCTTAACTTGGGGTTGTAATGATATTGGTGGCACATTAATGGAAGAACACATTACCACCATGGCCGGGGCTATTGGTGGCACTTGTATGGAAGTAGAAACCCTCCAAAACGCGATCGCCTCTCTCAACAGACCTTATCAACAACGCAATACATTATATGAGGTGATTGGTGATTGGTAA
- a CDS encoding Dethiobiotin synthetase → MNYEIARKLLIDQTKNDANPDALLNRLRQGKSPVPGQITSILLALKVVFETLKDANSLDKELALSLYKLGIRGLQLFATGRKAGVDWPPLLQEDLQRISLASESIFSGMWETSAI, encoded by the coding sequence ATGAACTACGAAATTGCACGCAAACTACTTATAGATCAGACAAAAAATGATGCTAATCCTGATGCTTTGTTAAATCGTCTTAGACAAGGAAAATCACCAGTACCGGGACAAATAACCTCTATTTTGTTAGCTTTAAAGGTAGTATTTGAAACACTAAAAGATGCAAACAGCTTAGACAAAGAACTAGCTTTGTCTTTATACAAATTAGGAATTAGAGGTTTACAGCTATTTGCTACAGGACGTAAAGCAGGTGTAGACTGGCCACCTCTACTACAAGAAGATTTACAACGTATTTCTTTAGCATCAGAGAGTATATTTTCAGGTATGTGGGAAACTTCTGCTATATAA
- a CDS encoding glycosyltransferase, protein MNTNPSNHLLTVPTGTLKIPENPPGDIPENNDILLSLVIPTYKERDNVEKIVTILSGLLDDAIPGNYELIIVDDDSPDLTWEVAQSLIPDYPQLRVMRRQEERGLSSAVIRGWQAATGRILGVIDGDLQHPPEVLLQLLQKIENGADLALASRHVEGGGVSSWSVVRRFLSRGAQILGLIILPGVLGRVTDPMSGYFMVRRSAIAGATMNPVGYKILLEVIGRGEVGEIAEAGYVFRERTEGESKVTWKQYVEYIQHLIRLRISTGRLGKISRKVNFPVDKFIRFGVVGLSGVFVDMAVLYLLSDSSTLEIPLTRSKIIAGEVAIFNNFLWNDAWTFADVSMQQKGWKQRIKRFLKFNVVCLAGLVINVLVLNIVYNFLIPNQYIANLIAIAVATIWNFWVNLKLSWRVTDTK, encoded by the coding sequence ATGAATACAAACCCATCTAACCATCTATTAACCGTACCTACTGGGACATTAAAGATTCCTGAAAATCCGCCTGGTGATATTCCTGAAAATAATGATATTCTTCTCTCTCTGGTTATTCCTACATACAAAGAACGGGATAACGTTGAAAAAATAGTTACTATCCTCAGTGGTTTACTGGATGATGCTATTCCTGGTAATTATGAATTGATTATAGTTGATGATGATAGCCCGGATTTGACTTGGGAAGTAGCACAATCTCTGATACCTGATTATCCACAGTTACGGGTAATGCGTCGTCAAGAGGAAAGAGGGCTTTCTTCAGCAGTAATCAGAGGTTGGCAAGCTGCAACAGGTCGTATCTTAGGGGTAATTGACGGAGATTTACAACACCCGCCAGAGGTATTATTGCAACTGTTACAGAAGATTGAAAATGGCGCAGATTTGGCTTTAGCTAGTCGTCACGTAGAAGGTGGTGGTGTCAGTAGCTGGAGTGTCGTGAGGCGATTTTTATCCCGTGGGGCGCAGATTCTAGGGTTGATTATTCTACCAGGTGTTCTGGGTAGAGTTACTGACCCAATGAGTGGTTATTTTATGGTGCGTCGGAGTGCGATCGCTGGTGCAACCATGAATCCTGTAGGGTATAAAATATTATTAGAAGTAATTGGAAGAGGAGAAGTAGGGGAAATTGCCGAAGCGGGTTATGTATTCCGTGAACGGACAGAAGGGGAAAGCAAGGTCACATGGAAGCAATATGTAGAATATATTCAACATTTAATCCGTTTAAGAATATCCACTGGTAGGCTTGGTAAAATTAGTAGAAAAGTTAACTTCCCCGTTGACAAATTTATTCGCTTTGGTGTGGTGGGTTTGAGTGGAGTATTTGTAGATATGGCAGTGCTTTATTTACTTAGTGATTCTTCAACCTTAGAAATTCCTTTGACTCGGAGTAAAATCATTGCTGGGGAAGTTGCGATTTTTAATAATTTCCTCTGGAATGATGCTTGGACATTTGCAGATGTCTCCATGCAGCAAAAAGGTTGGAAGCAACGCATCAAAAGATTCTTGAAATTTAATGTGGTTTGTTTAGCAGGATTGGTGATAAATGTCTTGGTTTTGAATATTGTTTATAATTTCTTGATTCCTAATCAGTATATTGCTAACTTGATTGCGATCGCAGTAGCAACAATTTGGAATTTCTGGGTCAACCTCAAACTAAGTTGGCGGGTAACAGATACAAAATAA
- a CDS encoding alpha/beta hydrolase yields MNLNIYGADSINYEGIKGDRYWFHEPYNYTGVADIDERLSGFPVVVFLPDHRSPQDTPLIIGLQGMCAPYQWNHFIIPTLTQMGIAVALFDAPFAGERSLVRTFTALAENEIKPLIDRGIAFDTQLLAKVFQQTALDVTKIQNFCHEKYNISERLGLFGVSMGVLFSSYAFTAYGVGDRLLGTIGHADLPSFANSWGRGILTDLAASPVGNLAEILLGKLQPQLKPMVQMLRLANNLKYPDQYANLFNPMSYIEKVELPRKARFLVGADDPLVNIKNAQACAKSFPDGDCYVVPGLGHGKSKFGLTFADHVRYFLGTQLRDW; encoded by the coding sequence ATGAATCTGAATATTTACGGTGCTGATTCAATTAACTATGAGGGGATAAAAGGCGATCGCTATTGGTTTCATGAACCCTACAATTACACTGGTGTAGCTGATATTGATGAAAGATTGAGTGGTTTCCCGGTAGTGGTGTTTCTTCCTGATCATCGTTCTCCCCAGGATACACCTTTAATTATCGGTTTACAGGGGATGTGTGCGCCTTATCAATGGAATCATTTTATTATTCCCACATTAACACAGATGGGTATTGCCGTGGCTTTATTTGATGCCCCTTTTGCTGGTGAACGCAGTTTAGTGAGAACCTTTACAGCATTAGCAGAAAATGAAATCAAACCTTTAATTGATCGGGGTATTGCTTTTGATACACAACTATTAGCAAAGGTATTTCAACAGACAGCTTTAGATGTTACAAAAATTCAAAACTTCTGCCATGAAAAATATAATATTAGTGAACGTTTAGGTTTGTTTGGTGTGAGTATGGGGGTTTTATTTAGTAGTTATGCTTTTACTGCTTATGGAGTAGGAGACAGATTATTAGGAACAATTGGTCATGCAGATTTACCCAGTTTTGCTAATAGTTGGGGCAGAGGAATTTTAACAGATTTAGCTGCTTCACCCGTAGGAAATTTAGCAGAAATTTTATTAGGTAAATTACAACCCCAATTAAAACCAATGGTGCAGATGTTGAGATTAGCAAATAATTTAAAATATCCTGATCAATATGCTAATTTATTTAATCCCATGTCTTATATTGAGAAAGTAGAACTACCCAGAAAAGCAAGATTTTTAGTGGGTGCTGATGACCCACTTGTTAATATTAAAAATGCTCAAGCTTGTGCTAAAAGTTTCCCTGATGGTGATTGTTATGTCGTTCCCGGTTTAGGACATGGAAAAAGCAAGTTTGGATTGACATTTGCTGATCATGTCCGTTATTTTTTGGGTACACAATTGAGAGATTGGTAA
- a CDS encoding family 10 glycosylhydrolase → MYKAPLKFPTVKSLSKSLFAALFTSSMLIPNFGIKPAAAQIMEFCQLSPKAVKEKENLRLSALKGNRDAENRYQRIVKQHSQELQDCRRRNWPQTQAIWLRLYPCDTEPGTIDKIMDQIVNTGYNQIYLEAFYDGQVLLPAASNPTVWPAVVRTKGKEKVDLLAEGIKKAKERGLKVYAWMFTMNFGYTYGQIPSRKDVIARNGKGQNSIEVVDNRSQVFIDPYNQQAKRDYYNMVQEIMRRRPDGILFDYVRYPRQAGSDSIATKVSDLWLYTPAIQEALFRRAKNSQGLELIRRFLSKGYVTVGDVGEVDKLYPQENEPMWEGRVPPVSQKTLLTAKDKQAILQSDLWLLSVAHAMQGIVDFVNLASYPAKQNNIPAGVVFFPYGNQTVGKGYDSRLQPWDKFPNSLEWHPMSYATCGNANCIMEQVERVISMAQPGTQVIPALAGKWGEPITGRPSLEVQMAALRRYSSKINAVSHFSYSWQHPEQENNRKFCRN, encoded by the coding sequence ATGTACAAAGCTCCCTTAAAATTCCCCACAGTCAAATCATTAAGTAAAAGTCTGTTTGCGGCTTTATTTACCAGTAGTATGTTGATACCTAACTTTGGGATTAAACCAGCAGCCGCGCAGATAATGGAGTTTTGTCAATTATCGCCCAAAGCAGTTAAAGAAAAAGAAAATTTACGATTGTCAGCATTGAAAGGAAATAGAGATGCCGAAAATCGTTATCAAAGAATTGTTAAACAACACTCACAAGAATTACAAGATTGTCGTCGTCGTAACTGGCCACAAACCCAAGCTATTTGGTTACGTTTATATCCCTGCGATACTGAACCAGGTACAATTGATAAAATTATGGATCAGATAGTCAACACTGGCTATAACCAAATTTATTTAGAAGCATTTTATGATGGTCAGGTACTATTACCAGCAGCATCAAATCCCACAGTTTGGCCTGCTGTAGTTCGTACTAAGGGAAAAGAAAAAGTAGATTTATTAGCAGAAGGAATTAAAAAAGCAAAAGAACGGGGTTTAAAGGTTTATGCTTGGATGTTTACCATGAATTTTGGCTATACTTATGGTCAGATTCCCAGTAGAAAAGATGTGATAGCTCGTAACGGTAAAGGTCAAAATAGTATAGAAGTTGTAGATAATCGTTCTCAAGTATTTATTGACCCCTACAACCAACAAGCAAAGCGTGATTACTATAATATGGTGCAAGAAATAATGCGCCGTCGTCCTGATGGCATATTATTTGATTATGTCCGTTATCCGCGACAAGCAGGAAGTGATTCTATCGCTACAAAAGTTTCTGATTTATGGTTATATACTCCCGCAATTCAAGAGGCTTTATTCCGTCGGGCCAAAAATTCCCAAGGTTTAGAATTAATTCGTCGTTTTTTAAGTAAAGGATACGTTACTGTTGGGGATGTGGGAGAAGTTGATAAACTTTATCCTCAAGAAAATGAACCAATGTGGGAAGGACGTGTTCCTCCAGTTTCCCAAAAAACATTATTAACAGCAAAGGATAAACAAGCAATTTTACAATCAGATTTATGGTTGTTGAGTGTTGCTCATGCCATGCAAGGTATAGTAGATTTTGTTAATCTTGCTAGTTATCCAGCTAAACAAAATAATATCCCTGCTGGGGTGGTATTTTTCCCCTATGGAAACCAAACCGTAGGTAAAGGATATGATTCCCGTTTACAACCTTGGGATAAATTTCCTAACTCTTTAGAATGGCATCCCATGTCTTACGCAACTTGTGGTAATGCTAATTGTATTATGGAGCAAGTGGAACGAGTTATTAGTATGGCACAACCAGGAACCCAGGTAATTCCCGCTTTAGCTGGTAAATGGGGAGAACCCATCACAGGTCGTCCATCGTTAGAAGTACAAATGGCAGCGTTGCGACGGTATTCATCTAAAATTAATGCAGTTAGTCATTTTTCCTATTCTTGGCAACATCCAGAACAAGAAAATAATCGTAAATTCTGCCGAAATTAA
- a CDS encoding alcohol dehydrogenase catalytic domain-containing protein: MLAALLYGKEDLRLEQVPEPTPAAGEVVIKVGAATTCGTDLKVWRRGGHAKMLTLPTLFGHEAAGTIVAIGAGVKSWQVGDRVFANNSAPCMKCFFCQRQEYSLCPNLTWNNGTFAEYLKIPAPIVEHNMLSVPDHLPLALAAMTEPLSCVLHGIARSNIKPQDRVVVLGDGAIGLMFVAVLATEKQAEVLLWGGNDQRLEIGKKLGAAQIFNYHQVGDIPGVVKELTAGWGADVVIEATGVPSVWEIAIACSRSGGTVNLFGGCPKDTSITVNTEHLHYSELTLKGVFHNTPKYVREALSLIASRKIPVELLISEQRPLQDLAQVFTDMKNRKVIKVAISPS, encoded by the coding sequence TTGTTAGCAGCTTTACTTTACGGAAAAGAAGATTTACGGCTAGAACAAGTACCAGAACCCACCCCCGCAGCAGGAGAAGTTGTGATTAAAGTGGGTGCTGCTACTACCTGTGGTACAGATTTAAAGGTGTGGCGACGTGGTGGCCATGCTAAAATGTTGACACTACCAACCCTATTTGGCCATGAAGCAGCGGGTACAATTGTTGCTATTGGTGCTGGTGTAAAAAGTTGGCAGGTAGGTGACAGGGTTTTTGCTAATAATTCCGCCCCCTGCATGAAATGTTTTTTTTGTCAACGTCAAGAATATTCCCTCTGTCCTAATTTGACATGGAATAACGGTACTTTTGCGGAATATCTGAAGATTCCTGCACCAATTGTAGAACATAATATGTTGTCTGTTCCCGATCATCTGCCATTGGCACTAGCAGCAATGACTGAACCTTTATCCTGTGTTTTACATGGTATTGCTCGGTCTAATATTAAACCTCAAGACCGGGTGGTTGTACTGGGTGATGGGGCGATCGGTTTAATGTTTGTCGCAGTTTTAGCTACGGAAAAACAAGCTGAGGTATTACTGTGGGGTGGTAATGATCAACGGTTAGAAATTGGTAAGAAATTAGGTGCAGCACAGATTTTTAATTATCATCAAGTTGGTGATATTCCTGGTGTTGTGAAAGAATTAACAGCTGGTTGGGGTGCGGATGTAGTAATAGAAGCTACAGGAGTTCCTAGTGTCTGGGAAATTGCGATCGCTTGTTCTCGTTCTGGTGGGACTGTAAACTTATTTGGTGGTTGTCCTAAAGATACAAGCATTACTGTAAATACAGAACATTTACATTATAGTGAATTAACACTAAAAGGTGTTTTTCACAATACACCTAAATATGTAAGAGAAGCCTTGTCACTAATTGCTAGTAGAAAAATTCCTGTTGAATTACTAATTAGTGAACAACGACCACTACAAGACTTAGCACAGGTATTTACTGATATGAAAAACCGCAAAGTAATAAAAGTAGCAATATCACCTAGTTAA
- a CDS encoding peptidase produces MKKAFRKYHRIIGIIICLPLLLTVVTGMLATVVQEWPINTGISSRLMLKIHTGEIFHLQAIYPILNGVGLMGLLVTGMSMSGLFNRKKRPNTNN; encoded by the coding sequence ATAAAAAAAGCATTCCGCAAGTATCACCGCATTATTGGTATCATTATTTGTCTGCCACTTCTATTAACTGTTGTTACAGGAATGTTGGCGACTGTTGTGCAAGAATGGCCGATTAATACGGGAATTTCATCCAGGTTAATGTTGAAAATTCATACAGGAGAAATTTTTCATTTACAAGCAATTTACCCCATATTAAATGGTGTTGGGTTGATGGGTTTGTTGGTGACAGGGATGAGTATGTCAGGATTATTTAATCGGAAAAAAAGACCTAATACTAATAATTAA
- the psb27 gene encoding photosystem II protein Psb27: MKRYWSRLLALVLVVTIGLMGCSGDGPDGLSGDYRQDTLAVVSTLKQAIEVSPDDPNKAALQAEARQKINNFSARYQRNNAVSGLSSFTTMRTALNALAGHYSSYPNRPIPEKLKNRLEQEFDRVEIALRRGG, from the coding sequence ATGAAACGTTATTGGTCGCGTCTGCTGGCACTGGTTTTAGTTGTCACAATTGGTTTAATGGGTTGTTCTGGTGATGGTCCTGATGGTTTAAGTGGAGATTATCGTCAAGATACTTTGGCTGTAGTCAGCACTTTAAAACAAGCCATAGAAGTCTCTCCAGATGATCCGAATAAAGCTGCACTTCAAGCCGAAGCACGTCAAAAAATAAATAATTTTTCTGCCCGCTATCAGAGAAATAATGCCGTTTCTGGTTTGAGTTCCTTTACAACTATGCGAACAGCTTTAAATGCTTTAGCTGGTCACTATAGTTCCTATCCTAACCGTCCCATACCTGAAAAGTTGAAAAATCGTTTAGAACAAGAATTTGATCGTGTAGAAATAGCTTTAAGACGTGGTGGTTAA
- a CDS encoding GIY-YIG nuclease family protein: MISEHNIPALASLEYVAYIDDNGELPEQLQGKIGVYAIFDQDKILQFVGYSRDVYLSCKQHLVRFPEKCYWLKVQTIERPNRSILEQIEREWIAENANLPLGNGEDKEKWINPINAKELMTPEEQSNYQNPLIDELAKIKLLKNVARRVEGEILAVLESRGVRSQIRFNPKLKEAGLLDLK, translated from the coding sequence ATGATTTCTGAACATAATATTCCTGCTTTAGCTAGTCTAGAATATGTAGCTTACATTGATGACAATGGTGAATTACCAGAACAACTTCAGGGAAAAATAGGGGTTTATGCTATTTTTGATCAAGATAAAATTCTCCAATTTGTTGGTTATTCCCGTGATGTTTATCTTAGTTGTAAACAGCATTTAGTCCGCTTCCCAGAAAAATGTTATTGGTTAAAGGTGCAAACTATAGAACGTCCTAACCGTAGTATTTTAGAGCAGATAGAAAGGGAATGGATTGCAGAAAATGCTAATCTTCCTTTAGGAAATGGTGAGGATAAAGAAAAATGGATCAATCCAATCAATGCTAAAGAATTGATGACACCTGAAGAACAAAGCAATTATCAAAATCCGCTAATTGATGAGTTAGCAAAAATTAAACTTCTTAAAAATGTAGCTCGTCGAGTTGAAGGAGAAATTTTAGCGGTTTTAGAATCACGGGGAGTAAGAAGTCAAATTCGTTTTAATCCCAAGTTAAAAGAAGCTGGTTTGCTGGATTTAAAATAG
- a CDS encoding HAMP domain-containing sensor histidine kinase, which yields MILSKLFMGLGIGLTKTFKNKSNLTSNLLKPWRSPNILSHPLFRTTSLRLLLSYLLAMIVVMGMSSMGVYHFFAYSLYQQLDHQLLTLADAAAHNLLAIQADRTAVHRKIPRILDHDGDLDIPWQDLRLYGQSVEWFNVKKQLLGKAGKKFPPIPLINSFHSWQQNDIRTLTIPVYSSAKNRQILGYVRVSASTLEVENELKRLLIGLGFGGILGMVLIAGTAWWLTSKALQPIEQSFQKLQQFTADASHELRSPLTAIKTTVEVMQSHRERHPSDLKKIAIIAGATRQMTHLVEDLLLLARSDITAVNLPKTAIPIPIDEILFDLIDSLDPQAQAKKIIIEANVNDEIWIKGDAHQIQRLFGNLLENALQYTPEYGLIKVEIIKSDNFVVISIQDTGIGIANEHLPLIFNRFWRADQARSHRQGGSGLGLAIVQAITHTHGGEISVTSKIGVGSCFRVKLPIFE from the coding sequence ATGATTTTATCGAAACTGTTTATGGGCTTGGGTATCGGCTTAACCAAAACGTTTAAAAATAAAAGCAATTTAACAAGTAATTTGCTCAAACCTTGGCGATCGCCAAATATTCTCTCTCACCCTTTGTTTAGAACTACCAGTTTACGATTACTCCTATCTTATTTACTAGCGATGATAGTAGTAATGGGAATGTCATCAATGGGAGTTTATCATTTTTTTGCTTACAGTTTATATCAACAATTAGACCATCAATTATTAACTTTAGCAGATGCAGCGGCTCATAATTTATTGGCAATTCAAGCGGATAGAACGGCTGTACATCGCAAAATACCCCGAATTTTAGATCATGATGGAGATTTAGATATTCCTTGGCAAGATTTGCGGTTATATGGTCAAAGTGTGGAATGGTTTAATGTCAAAAAACAATTATTAGGAAAAGCAGGAAAAAAATTTCCCCCCATACCTTTAATTAATAGTTTCCACTCATGGCAGCAAAATGACATTCGCACATTAACTATTCCAGTTTATTCCTCAGCTAAAAATCGCCAAATTTTAGGTTATGTGCGTGTGAGTGCATCCACATTAGAAGTAGAAAACGAACTGAAAAGACTATTAATTGGTTTGGGGTTTGGTGGTATTTTAGGAATGGTTTTAATTGCTGGTACAGCTTGGTGGTTAACGAGTAAAGCCTTACAACCAATTGAGCAAAGTTTCCAAAAACTACAACAGTTTACAGCAGATGCTTCCCATGAATTACGCAGTCCCCTCACAGCAATTAAAACTACAGTAGAGGTCATGCAAAGTCATCGAGAACGCCATCCTAGTGATCTTAAAAAAATTGCCATCATCGCAGGTGCAACACGACAAATGACTCACTTGGTAGAAGATTTACTATTATTAGCCAGAAGTGATATTACTGCTGTAAATTTGCCTAAAACCGCAATTCCTATACCTATAGATGAAATTTTATTTGATTTAATTGATAGTTTAGATCCACAAGCGCAAGCAAAGAAAATTATCATAGAAGCTAATGTTAATGATGAAATCTGGATCAAGGGTGACGCACATCAAATACAGCGACTTTTTGGTAATTTGTTAGAAAATGCCCTGCAATATACACCTGAATACGGGTTAATAAAAGTAGAAATAATCAAATCAGATAATTTTGTAGTTATTTCCATCCAAGATACAGGTATAGGTATTGCAAATGAACATTTACCTTTAATATTTAACCGCTTTTGGCGTGCTGATCAAGCTCGTTCTCATCGTCAAGGTGGTTCGGGTTTAGGTTTAGCTATTGTTCAAGCTATTACTCATACTCATGGTGGTGAAATATCTGTCACCAGTAAAATTGGGGTAGGTAGTTGTTTTCGGGTAAAACTACCGATTTTTGAGTAA